Within the Rosa rugosa chromosome 2, drRosRugo1.1, whole genome shotgun sequence genome, the region ACTAAATAGACATGTCTATGCATGCATATAGTTATTGTGTCTACTTCGCAAGGCGCACAATAAGCATTCCTCAGGCTTTCAAACATAAAGACGTCTGATTTATTTTTCTAAGAAAAAGACATGTCTGATTGAGTACAGTACCTTTTCAAATCTTTATCATAAGTCATCATTAAGCAAACTTTGAAACTCAATATACGCGGAGCATATAAGCACAAAGAGTCTGACAACTAACCTCTGAATGATTAGATTTTTTATTTGTGGACTTGCTACCGCATCCTTGAGTTTCACATAATTCTGTGGAAACATATACACACCTAGGTACCCTTTGGTAGGATGATTCCAAAGGAATGCTGCCACAGGTAACAACCTACATAAATAGATATCCACAACTCATTAGTAGAGATGAAAACAACCACAGAAGAGGACTAAATGCTTAACATAAAGGCAACGAAATAACCATACTCTAATTATAATAAATTGCTCCAATCAGAAACTAATGTACAACTATGCTCCAAATGAAATTCAAGGTCCAGCTAATCGCATTTATCATGATAAATTTTTATAATCAAAGCTGCTCAAAGTCTCAAACCCAGATTCCCTTACACAAGTGCCAACAATAATCAAACCCCTCTATATTAATATACATAAGAATATcgtcaaaattaaaaattgaccACTGAGCTCCCAAACAAAATTTTTAATCACTTTTCagcaagcatatatatatatgcatcagCAAGCTCAAAATCTtgcaaaataaaataacaacagCAACTGAGAGTGATGGGAGTGAAATTACCCCAGTAACCTTGACGAACTGCCCATCTATGGCTCCTCTGAGCTCAGCATCAGGGTAACTCCTCACAAAACCTAGCAACCCTCGCTTCCCCCACACGTAATTCCAGACAATCACCACCCCCACCGGCACCAAAACCAGCGCCACCGCCACCAATATCACCCACTTCTTCACCGCCACCATCAGAAACCCTCCCACCAGCAAACCCATCGCCACCACCACCATGAACACCCACACCACCGCCTTCGAAACCCGAAAATTCACCTTGACGTCATCGCTCAGCGCCGTCACCGCCGACCCGTACACCACCTTCTTGTTGTTCATGGACGCCGTCTGCTCCAGCTGTCCCGACGACCTCCTGGGCCCGCTGGGGAGCGGGCCCGAGCCCAATTGGCCGGAGGTGATGAGCCCAGTAGGCTGAAGCTGCGGCGTCATGGGCCCGGACGATTTCTTGGATATCTGACCCGAATTGGGTCCTGATCGGACCGATCCGCTGTTGTGCTGCGAGGAAGAGGAATGACGGGAGGGCTTCAACGGAGGTGGGTGGTCCCCGATTTGGATGTCGAACATTTTCCCGAGCTCCCCGGATTTCTTGACGTCACCGCCGGTGTAAGGCATGGCGCGTGAGCCCATTGTCGGCCGCTCCTTGAACTGCTCGGGTGGACCCGACACCACCAGCCCGTTGCTGAGCTGGTGAGATGGGATTCGAGAACCCATTACAGGTCGCAGTAGTATAGTGCAGTGTtagcagagaagaagaagaagaagagagagagagatagtgggAGAGTTTGTGTGAAGTGAATGGTGATGGTGGAGAGCtgtgaaggagagagagagagggagtgtgGGGAGAGGAAGGTGCTGAACTCAAATGACGGAAATGGGGCTGAGGCTTTGTGATAATGACGTGGGTACCCCCGCTGTCTTCAAATAACGGTACAGCACTACAGCCCATGTTAATCACCTGATTAAGTTTGATAGCTTTAATGTGTCATTATGTCCACGTCCCACTCTCACTATACTTACTAGTCTTTAATTTTACCTTTTTACCCGCCAGCTCTAACCGTCCACAAACCCACCACTACCACACCGCCCGCGGCGGCGATCGGACTAAGCGTCTCtgcaaaaaacaaagaaaattgtgTGAGCGTCCAATTATTTCATGTATTTATTTCACATGAAAAGATCTACATTGGGTGTTGGTGTTGATGAACATGAAAAAAAATATCGATCCGGTTGCTTTCTTATAGTCTCCATTTCTAGATGGTGGATTAGGCTAATCAGACTTGACTTCTCTTGTCAGACGAATCAGAAAGTCCAACAGCTATTTATAGCTTGATATAATATTTTACTGTTTA harbors:
- the LOC133729967 gene encoding uncharacterized membrane protein At1g16860 codes for the protein MGSRIPSHQLSNGLVVSGPPEQFKERPTMGSRAMPYTGGDVKKSGELGKMFDIQIGDHPPPLKPSRHSSSSQHNSGSVRSGPNSGQISKKSSGPMTPQLQPTGLITSGQLGSGPLPSGPRRSSGQLEQTASMNNKKVVYGSAVTALSDDVKVNFRVSKAVVWVFMVVVAMGLLVGGFLMVAVKKWVILVAVALVLVPVGVVIVWNYVWGKRGLLGFVRSYPDAELRGAIDGQFVKVTGVVTCGSIPLESSYQRVPRCVYVSTELCETQGCGSKSTNKKSNHSEKYVADFYISDFQSGLRALVKAGYGAKVAPFVKPATIVDVTKENRDLSPSFLRWLAERNLSSDDRIMRLKEGYIKEGSTVSVMGVVRRHDNVVMIVPPVQPVSTGFQWLRCLLPTYVEGLVLTCDDTQDADVVPV